From the genome of Bradyrhizobium elkanii USDA 76, one region includes:
- the nifT gene encoding putative nitrogen fixation protein NifT, producing MKIMIRRAPDSGLSIYVPKKDLEQSIVESEHETLWGGWIKIANGWVLDLPQMATDTRLPVTINAKKRGENGDDP from the coding sequence GTGAAGATCATGATTCGCCGCGCTCCGGACTCGGGCCTGTCGATCTACGTGCCGAAAAAGGATCTCGAACAGTCGATCGTGGAATCCGAGCACGAGACGCTATGGGGCGGCTGGATCAAAATAGCCAATGGCTGGGTGCTCGATTTGCCGCAGATGGCGACCGATACGCGCTTACCGGTGACAATCAATGCCAAGAAACGAGGCGAAAACGGTGACGATCCGTGA
- a CDS encoding SIR2 family NAD-dependent protein deacylase, which produces MNAPVQIDFVNATDAKAILADVAAGLRAASIVPYIGPGLAELSRPDVPTTPEALSAFFASKVALPRRAKSNAWAAAQHIEISKHRSTVTALMAQAFARPVEPTALHDHLASLSLPIIVDTWYDGAMRGALDKRDGWGEVQGITRASIGENRWYRFYDSIGQAVDGVVADGWATVLYKPHGGVQPAKNFLISDADYVEVLTEIDIQTPIPDIIKERRIGQSFLFIGCRFNDQLLRSYARQIIKRTAKTHYAIVDLDALSRNELRFLREQGLTPLAIGLPRAVEILLTH; this is translated from the coding sequence GTGAATGCGCCCGTGCAAATCGATTTTGTCAACGCAACCGATGCTAAGGCCATTCTCGCGGACGTTGCTGCCGGGCTGAGGGCCGCGAGCATCGTTCCCTATATCGGTCCTGGCCTTGCTGAACTGTCCAGACCCGATGTGCCGACGACGCCTGAGGCGTTATCTGCTTTCTTCGCCAGCAAGGTCGCGCTGCCGCGACGGGCCAAGAGCAATGCATGGGCCGCGGCGCAGCACATCGAAATCAGCAAACATCGCTCCACCGTGACGGCATTGATGGCGCAGGCCTTCGCTCGGCCGGTCGAGCCGACCGCCTTGCACGATCATCTTGCGTCTCTGTCGCTGCCCATCATAGTCGATACATGGTATGATGGCGCGATGCGCGGGGCGTTGGATAAGCGCGATGGATGGGGCGAAGTGCAGGGTATCACCCGCGCCAGCATTGGCGAGAATCGCTGGTATCGCTTTTATGACTCGATTGGCCAAGCGGTCGACGGTGTCGTGGCGGATGGCTGGGCGACGGTGCTGTACAAGCCGCATGGCGGTGTGCAGCCGGCAAAGAACTTCCTGATCTCCGACGCGGACTATGTCGAGGTGCTGACCGAAATCGACATCCAGACACCGATTCCGGACATCATCAAAGAAAGGCGGATCGGACAGAGCTTTCTCTTCATCGGCTGTCGGTTCAACGACCAGCTGTTGCGTAGCTATGCCCGGCAAATCATCAAGCGTACAGCCAAAACCCACTATGCGATCGTTGATCTAGATGCGCTCTCACGCAATGAGCTCCGCTTTCTGCGCGAGCAGGGCCTGACGCCGCTTGCGATTGGATTGCCTCGCGCAGTCGAGATACTGCTCACCCATTAG